The nucleotide sequence GGATTCAAAAAACTTACAACTCTTCCGCGCTTTCAGACAGATAGCTGGCTACACCGTCAGGAGAAGCATTCATCCCCTTGTCGCCCTTATTCCAGCCAGCGGGACACACTTCACCGTGCTCTTCATGGAACTGAAGTGCATCAACCAGACGGATCAGCTCGTCCATATTACGACCCAGTGGCAGGTCATTAATGATCTGGGAGCGTACAACACCTTTGTCGTCAATCAGGAAAGCACCACGGAAAGCCACACCGCCTTCGGACTCAACATCATAGTCCTTGCAGATCTGATGAGTCATATCCGCAGCCAGGGTATACTTCACCGGACCAATACCGCCCTCGTTAACGGGCGTATTGCGCCAGGCGTTGTGAGTAAAGTGAGAGTCGATAGAAACACCAATCACTTCAACTTTACGTTCTTTGAATGCGTCTATACGATGATCCAGGGCAATCAGCTCCGATGGACAAACGAAAGTAAAGTCCAGCGGGTAGAAGAACAGAATACCGTATTTTCCACGAATGGCTTCCGAGAGGGAAAAT is from Endozoicomonas gorgoniicola and encodes:
- a CDS encoding peroxiredoxin; its protein translation is MGVLVGKKAPDFTVPAVLGDGTIVDEFSLSEAIRGKYGILFFYPLDFTFVCPSELIALDHRIDAFKERKVEVIGVSIDSHFTHNAWRNTPVNEGGIGPVKYTLAADMTHQICKDYDVESEGGVAFRGAFLIDDKGVVRSQIINDLPLGRNMDELIRLVDALQFHEEHGEVCPAGWNKGDKGMNASPDGVASYLSESAEEL